Proteins encoded together in one Oceanobacillus iheyensis HTE831 window:
- a CDS encoding 2-oxoglutarate dehydrogenase E1 component has product MAENAESAERFWGQFHGQNTGYLEQQFELYKEDPELVESSIRTIFDTHGAPSWLSSTENVKSVSNASDFDVTKLTSAIRLVEAIRRYGHTDADIYPVGGYKGDRSKMLDLSTYNLKEQDLEKIPASWIWEKQAPGVATALDVVNQLKKYYTGTITFEYDHVNNDEERKWLFDLIEEGNARLDPSDDERKKILQRLADVEGFEKFLHKTFVGQKRFSIEGLESMVPMIDHIVQYSNQDSIEHVMMGMAHRGRLSVLANVLGKPYDKIFSEFNYTKEKELMPSEGSRAINYGWTGDVKYHYGAEKEVEFGNKGQTRITLAHNPSHLEFVNPVVEGFTRAAQDDRSEKGYPKQVTNKAVSVLIHGDAAFIGEGVVAETLNLSGLPGYSTGGTLHIIANNLLGYTTDREDGRSTRYASDLAKGFEIPVIRVNADDPISCISAIKIAYEYRQKFQKDFLIDLVGYRRYGHNEMDEPRTTQPSLYQQIDDHPSVASLFGKGMEEKGILQEGGFEEVKSAVEKKLTDIYKGMTESEIGEPEAKLMPQVLTNGLDQFTTAIDLATLKSINEELLERPEGFKGFKKTERILQRRKDALEEGNKADWGTGEALAFASILKEGTPIRLTGQDTERGTFAHRHIVLHDVETGEKYSPLHGLSDVEASFDVRNSPLSEAGVLGFEYGYSVQSPDTLVIWEAQFGDFANAGQVIFDQFISSARAKWGEKSNMVLLLPHGYEGQGPEHSSARLERFLQMAAENNWIVANVTSSAQLFHILRRQAAMRDRDEARPLVLMTPKSSLIRHPRMGATAEEFTDGGFLALRDQPGFEANREKVTRLVVGSGKMMIDIEEAMDDSDETYDWLQIKRVEQIYPFPKKALEEEIKQLPNLKEIVWVQEEPKNMGAWNFVDDYLRELLNEDQKLKVISRPDRSAPAGGIPTVHKTAQNKIIKQALNQSEGGKSSAGN; this is encoded by the coding sequence GTGGCAGAAAATGCAGAATCTGCGGAAAGATTTTGGGGGCAGTTTCACGGACAAAACACGGGGTATTTGGAACAACAATTTGAGTTGTACAAAGAAGATCCGGAATTAGTTGAATCTTCTATCAGAACAATATTTGATACACATGGAGCTCCATCTTGGCTTTCTTCTACCGAGAATGTAAAATCTGTATCCAATGCATCTGATTTTGATGTAACCAAATTAACCTCAGCAATCAGACTTGTTGAGGCTATTCGTCGTTACGGACACACAGATGCAGACATATATCCAGTTGGTGGATATAAGGGTGATCGTTCTAAAATGTTGGATTTATCAACATATAATTTAAAAGAGCAGGATTTAGAGAAGATTCCTGCATCTTGGATTTGGGAGAAGCAAGCTCCTGGAGTAGCAACAGCTTTAGATGTGGTTAATCAGTTGAAAAAGTATTATACTGGTACGATTACATTTGAATATGACCATGTTAATAATGATGAAGAACGTAAATGGTTATTTGATTTAATTGAAGAAGGAAATGCAAGACTAGATCCAAGTGATGATGAGAGAAAAAAGATTCTTCAACGATTAGCCGATGTAGAAGGTTTTGAAAAGTTTCTTCATAAAACCTTTGTCGGTCAAAAGCGCTTTTCCATTGAAGGTTTAGAATCAATGGTGCCAATGATTGATCATATTGTTCAATATTCGAACCAAGATAGTATTGAACACGTCATGATGGGAATGGCGCATCGTGGGAGATTATCTGTATTAGCGAATGTTTTAGGTAAACCATATGATAAGATTTTTTCGGAGTTTAACTACACGAAAGAAAAGGAATTAATGCCTTCTGAAGGGTCCAGAGCAATCAATTATGGATGGACTGGAGATGTTAAGTATCATTATGGTGCAGAAAAAGAAGTTGAATTTGGCAATAAAGGCCAAACGAGAATTACTTTAGCGCATAATCCATCCCATCTTGAGTTTGTTAATCCAGTAGTTGAAGGATTTACGAGAGCTGCTCAAGATGATAGAAGTGAAAAAGGTTATCCGAAGCAAGTTACCAATAAGGCTGTTTCTGTATTAATTCATGGAGATGCTGCATTTATTGGCGAGGGTGTTGTTGCGGAAACGCTTAATTTAAGTGGATTACCTGGGTATTCTACTGGAGGAACCTTGCATATTATTGCAAATAACCTTCTTGGATATACAACAGATCGTGAAGATGGTAGGTCTACAAGGTACGCGAGTGATTTGGCGAAAGGGTTTGAAATTCCGGTTATCCGCGTTAATGCAGATGATCCGATTTCATGCATCTCAGCTATAAAAATAGCATATGAGTATCGTCAAAAGTTCCAGAAAGATTTTCTGATTGACTTAGTTGGCTATCGTCGTTACGGACATAATGAAATGGATGAACCTCGTACTACACAACCAAGTCTTTATCAGCAAATTGATGACCATCCATCTGTTGCATCGCTGTTTGGAAAAGGAATGGAAGAAAAAGGTATCCTTCAAGAGGGTGGATTTGAAGAAGTAAAAAGCGCTGTCGAGAAAAAACTGACTGACATTTATAAAGGAATGACAGAAAGTGAAATTGGAGAACCAGAAGCGAAGTTAATGCCACAAGTGTTAACTAATGGTTTAGATCAATTTACGACCGCGATTGATTTAGCTACATTAAAATCGATTAATGAGGAATTATTAGAGCGTCCGGAAGGTTTTAAAGGATTCAAGAAAACAGAACGAATTCTTCAGCGCAGAAAAGATGCATTGGAGGAAGGAAATAAAGCAGACTGGGGTACAGGTGAAGCTTTAGCTTTTGCATCTATTCTAAAAGAAGGTACACCAATTCGATTAACAGGACAGGATACCGAACGTGGTACATTTGCACATCGTCATATTGTATTGCATGATGTAGAAACTGGGGAGAAATACAGCCCACTACATGGATTATCGGATGTTGAAGCATCTTTTGATGTGCGTAACAGTCCTTTATCTGAAGCTGGTGTATTAGGATTTGAATATGGGTATAGCGTCCAATCACCAGATACACTAGTTATTTGGGAAGCTCAATTTGGTGATTTTGCGAATGCAGGTCAGGTTATCTTTGACCAATTTATTTCTTCTGCTCGTGCAAAATGGGGCGAGAAATCAAATATGGTTTTACTTCTACCTCACGGGTACGAAGGACAAGGACCAGAACACTCTAGTGCAAGATTAGAACGTTTCTTACAAATGGCGGCTGAAAATAACTGGATAGTAGCAAATGTGACTTCATCCGCACAATTATTCCATATTCTTAGACGTCAAGCAGCAATGAGAGATCGTGATGAAGCTAGACCATTAGTATTAATGACTCCAAAAAGCAGTCTCATCCGTCATCCTCGTATGGGGGCGACTGCCGAGGAATTTACAGATGGTGGTTTCTTAGCATTACGAGATCAACCAGGATTTGAAGCGAACCGAGAAAAAGTAACGCGTCTTGTCGTTGGTAGTGGAAAAATGATGATAGATATAGAAGAAGCGATGGATGATTCAGATGAAACATATGATTGGTTACAAATAAAAAGAGTGGAACAAATATATCCATTCCCTAAAAAAGCATTGGAAGAAGAAATAAAGCAGCTTCCAAACTTGAAAGAGATCGTATGGGTACAAGAGGAACCGAAAAATATGGGTGCATGGAATTTTGTTGATGATTATCTACGAGAGTTATTGAATGAAGATCAGAAACTTAAAGTAATAAGTAGACCAGATCGTTCAGCACCAGCTGGAGGTATTCCGACTGTACACAAAACGGCTCAAAATAAAATTATCAAACAAGCATTGAATCAATCTGAAGGAGGAAAATCCAGTGCAGGAAATTAA
- a CDS encoding undecaprenyldiphospho-muramoylpentapeptide beta-N-acetylglucosaminyltransferase, which produces MKNNKRILFTGGGTAGHVIVNLALIPYYQERGWEIDYIGSYNGIERDLISPLDGVTYHSVSTGKLRRYMSKENLKDPFKVLKGTMQAYRIIGKRKPSIVFSKGGFVSVPVVAAAKLRGVPSIIHESDYTPGLANKLSIPFTKRVLATFPETMKYLPENKASYVGAVIRDELFTGKRDIGLKISGLKGNKPVLLVMGGSGGSEKINQTIRQSLTKLLDEFEIIHICGKGKVDDSIQLDGYVQFEYINHELKDIFAATDLVISRAGSNAIFEFLALRLPMLLIPLSKEASRGDQIINANSFKKKNYARVLQEEELTEQSLESHLLELSKAAPIIRDEMKKYKSEQSLQSVTEIIDNVMK; this is translated from the coding sequence ATGAAAAATAATAAACGAATTTTATTTACAGGTGGCGGCACAGCAGGACATGTTATCGTTAATTTAGCACTTATACCGTACTATCAAGAGCGAGGTTGGGAAATTGATTATATTGGCTCTTATAATGGAATAGAAAGAGATTTAATTTCGCCATTAGATGGGGTAACTTATCACTCTGTATCTACTGGGAAATTACGAAGATACATGTCCAAAGAAAATTTAAAGGATCCATTCAAAGTACTCAAGGGTACGATGCAAGCATACCGCATAATTGGGAAACGTAAACCATCGATCGTATTTTCAAAAGGTGGATTTGTGTCTGTACCAGTTGTCGCAGCTGCAAAACTTAGAGGCGTGCCATCGATTATTCATGAATCCGATTATACACCAGGATTGGCTAATAAATTATCTATACCTTTTACGAAAAGAGTGTTGGCTACTTTTCCAGAAACCATGAAATATTTACCGGAGAACAAGGCATCTTATGTTGGAGCGGTAATTCGTGATGAATTATTTACTGGTAAGCGTGATATTGGTTTAAAGATAAGTGGTTTAAAGGGGAACAAACCAGTTTTACTTGTAATGGGAGGAAGTGGAGGATCTGAAAAAATTAATCAGACCATTCGTCAATCCTTAACTAAACTTCTAGACGAATTTGAAATTATTCATATATGTGGCAAAGGAAAGGTTGATGATTCCATACAATTGGATGGTTATGTTCAGTTTGAATATATTAACCATGAACTAAAAGATATATTCGCTGCAACCGATCTAGTCATTTCTCGCGCCGGTTCTAATGCAATCTTTGAATTTTTAGCATTACGTTTGCCTATGTTACTAATACCATTATCAAAAGAAGCTAGCCGAGGCGATCAAATTATAAATGCGAACTCTTTTAAGAAAAAGAACTATGCTAGAGTATTGCAGGAAGAAGAACTTACAGAACAATCATTAGAAAGTCATCTTTTAGAATTAAGTAAAGCAGCGCCAATTATAAGAGATGAAATGAAAAAATATAAAAGTGAGCAATCACTACAGTCAGTGACTGAAATAATCGATAATGTCATGAAATAA
- a CDS encoding MATE family efflux transporter, with translation MYQTTTLKDKIKLFIIILLPILITQVSINLMSFFDTMMSGQFSARDLAGVAIGSSLWVPILTGINGIVLSITPIIAHLIGAKNKKDIPQVIQQGIYLSFVLSIIIIVIGGIALDPILQAMSLEKEVQRIAKYYLITLGTGIVPLFLFHTIRSFMDGLGQTRSSMIIILISLPINAVLNYILIFGKFGIPAFGGIGAGIATSLTYWIISGISIFMIHRVYPFHSYKVFQKILPPTLSYWADQLKIGLPIGLAIFFETSIFSAVTLLMSEYNTNTIAAHQAAMNFASLLYMLPLSVGMALTIAVGFEVGAKRLHDAKRYTYLGIMGGLFIAIFAGIILYTFDDVVARLYNSNPEVIELTKQFIIFAIFYQLADAIGAPIQGALRGYKDVNMTLVIALISYWIIGLPTGYLLANYTALEPFGYWVGIIVGLSTGAIALLARLLFIQKKSV, from the coding sequence ATGTACCAAACAACAACACTAAAAGATAAAATTAAACTTTTTATAATTATTTTACTGCCAATATTAATCACACAAGTAAGTATTAATCTAATGAGTTTCTTTGACACGATGATGTCTGGACAATTTAGTGCCAGAGATCTGGCAGGTGTTGCAATCGGTTCAAGTCTATGGGTTCCCATCTTAACTGGGATTAACGGGATTGTCTTATCGATCACTCCTATTATCGCACACTTGATCGGTGCTAAAAACAAGAAGGATATACCACAAGTAATTCAACAAGGCATATACTTATCTTTTGTATTATCAATAATTATTATTGTAATAGGTGGAATAGCATTAGATCCTATTCTACAAGCGATGAGTCTCGAAAAAGAAGTACAACGTATAGCAAAATACTACTTAATTACTTTGGGAACTGGGATTGTACCTTTATTTCTATTCCATACTATCCGAAGTTTTATGGATGGCTTAGGACAAACACGTTCCTCGATGATTATTATCCTCATATCATTACCGATCAATGCAGTATTAAATTACATATTGATATTTGGTAAGTTCGGTATTCCAGCATTTGGTGGAATCGGTGCAGGTATAGCGACTAGTCTAACTTATTGGATTATAAGTGGAATTTCGATATTTATGATTCATCGTGTCTACCCATTCCATAGTTATAAAGTTTTTCAAAAAATCCTACCGCCTACACTATCATACTGGGCGGACCAACTAAAAATTGGGCTTCCCATTGGATTAGCTATATTCTTTGAAACAAGTATTTTCTCAGCAGTAACGCTGTTGATGAGTGAATATAATACAAATACCATTGCGGCTCACCAAGCTGCAATGAACTTTGCTAGTTTGCTATATATGTTACCTTTAAGTGTAGGTATGGCGTTGACTATAGCAGTTGGTTTTGAAGTTGGTGCTAAACGATTACACGATGCTAAAAGATACACGTACTTGGGAATTATGGGAGGATTATTCATTGCTATTTTTGCAGGTATAATTCTATATACATTTGATGATGTTGTTGCCAGATTATATAATTCTAATCCAGAAGTGATTGAACTTACAAAGCAATTTATTATTTTTGCTATCTTTTATCAATTAGCTGATGCGATAGGAGCACCCATACAAGGAGCTTTACGCGGGTATAAAGATGTGAATATGACATTAGTTATCGCCTTAATATCCTACTGGATCATTGGGCTACCAACAGGCTATTTATTAGCAAATTATACTGCATTAGAGCCGTTTGGTTACTGGGTTGGTATCATTGTTGGGCTAAGCACAGGAGCTATTGCATTATTAGCCAGACTATTATTTATTCAGAAAAAATCGGTATAG
- a CDS encoding Ger(x)C family spore germination protein, translating to MKRLLLTLIICVVFLTSCLPPAQELESLAVVNTRGVDRLDNGDIETTLLVYRFDQQSPQNYAAVSGVGKTLKGARETASNNINFRASPGQINTEVYGYETAEHGILHFMNGLVRDAKVSDTMNLAISTETAKDVLDENISTNLDIGNFLESLINQEVDEGRLPNASLYTFSSTYGTTGHDPVLPLLETKNGRPNLIGIGYFQKDRLVDSGGMTEATILNITKEDIKNTPLEITVPVEPFVESIYHPDGSDLSELTVELTIVKGKSKTKVIDLNQPHFEVNTKIRADINETSIILAFTNEKILHRLENELEKKINSIFNQILEKSKENLIDPIGFGRYYRINRPSGKLTDEEWKEILPDIKVDFNTNIDIENYGTIM from the coding sequence GTGAAAAGATTACTGCTTACTTTAATAATCTGTGTTGTATTTTTGACCTCTTGTCTTCCTCCAGCACAGGAGTTAGAAAGTTTAGCTGTTGTTAATACGCGTGGAGTAGATCGGTTAGATAATGGTGATATTGAGACCACATTGCTTGTATATCGTTTTGATCAGCAATCTCCTCAAAATTATGCTGCTGTGTCAGGTGTAGGTAAAACATTGAAAGGAGCTAGAGAAACAGCATCAAATAATATCAACTTCAGGGCTAGTCCTGGACAAATAAACACAGAAGTATATGGATATGAAACCGCGGAGCATGGAATACTTCATTTTATGAATGGACTTGTTCGTGATGCAAAAGTATCAGATACAATGAATCTTGCGATTAGTACCGAAACAGCAAAGGATGTTCTCGATGAAAATATATCGACTAATTTAGATATTGGAAATTTCCTCGAAAGCCTCATTAACCAAGAAGTAGATGAAGGAAGACTCCCGAATGCTTCATTATATACTTTTTCAAGCACTTATGGGACAACTGGTCATGATCCGGTATTACCATTACTTGAAACAAAGAACGGACGTCCGAATCTAATTGGAATTGGATACTTTCAAAAGGACAGACTCGTCGACTCGGGAGGAATGACGGAAGCAACCATATTAAATATAACTAAGGAGGATATCAAAAACACTCCACTTGAAATCACAGTCCCTGTTGAACCATTTGTTGAATCCATCTATCATCCAGATGGTTCAGATTTGAGTGAACTCACTGTAGAATTAACAATAGTCAAAGGGAAAAGTAAGACGAAGGTTATTGATTTAAATCAACCACATTTTGAAGTAAATACGAAAATACGAGCGGATATCAATGAAACTTCAATCATATTGGCATTTACTAATGAAAAAATTTTACATCGTTTAGAAAATGAATTAGAGAAAAAAATAAATTCCATCTTTAACCAAATATTAGAGAAATCAAAAGAAAATTTAATCGATCCCATAGGGTTTGGTCGATATTATAGAATCAATCGTCCAAGTGGAAAACTTACTGATGAAGAATGGAAGGAAATTTTACCAGATATAAAGGTGGATTTTAATACGAATATCGATATCGAAAATTACGGGACAATAATGTAA
- a CDS encoding tRNA (cytidine(34)-2'-O)-methyltransferase: MSVHVVLFEPEIPANTGNIGRTCLATGVTLHLIHPLGFSTDSKMVRRAGLDYWEHVDVREYQSIEDLYETYPDAGFYYIENFGTKHYTDFDFSDSDMDQFFVFGKESTGIPKELLIGKEDQCLRIHMNDKVRSLNLSNTSAIIIYEVLRQQGFPNLY; encoded by the coding sequence TTGAGTGTGCATGTTGTTTTATTTGAACCAGAAATCCCAGCTAATACGGGAAATATAGGCAGAACATGTCTTGCAACAGGGGTTACACTCCATCTAATCCATCCACTTGGCTTCTCTACAGATAGTAAAATGGTACGAAGAGCTGGATTGGATTATTGGGAGCATGTAGATGTTCGAGAATATCAATCAATAGAAGACCTTTATGAAACATACCCAGATGCTGGATTTTATTATATTGAGAACTTTGGAACCAAACATTATACTGACTTTGATTTTAGTGATTCGGACATGGATCAATTCTTTGTTTTTGGAAAAGAGTCCACAGGTATACCCAAAGAATTGCTGATAGGAAAAGAAGACCAATGTCTGCGAATTCATATGAATGATAAAGTAAGATCACTAAACTTATCTAATACTTCAGCAATAATTATTTATGAAGTATTAAGGCAACAAGGCTTTCCTAATTTATATTAA
- the odhB gene encoding 2-oxoglutarate dehydrogenase complex dihydrolipoyllysine-residue succinyltransferase gives MQEIKIPELAESITEGTIAEWLVKKGDKVEKGDPVVELETDKVNVEVNAEFSGVITEIISEEGDDVTVGDTIAKLDENGEAGSNSDESEPKEEPKQEEKQEDDKKKASETETSKGAETKSESNGEVIASPAARKRARELNIDLSSVQSRDPLGRVRTEDVEAQAQANKQPAEKKQEKKDAPKSEKTEFDKPVERVKMTRRRQTIAKNLVEVQHNTAMLTTFNEVDMTAVMELRKQRKDKFLDKNGVKLGFMSFFTKAVVGALKEFPLLNAEIQGNELVIKKFYDIGIAVSTDDGLVVPVVRDADRKDFAGIEQDINDLGIKARDNKLTLKDLQGGSFTITNGGTFGSMMSTPILNAPQVGILGMHNIVKRAMVMPDDSIEVRPMMYLALSYDHRIVDGKEAVQFLVRIKQMLEDPYDLLLEG, from the coding sequence GTGCAGGAAATTAAAATCCCAGAATTAGCAGAATCCATTACAGAAGGTACAATAGCAGAATGGCTTGTCAAAAAAGGTGACAAAGTTGAAAAAGGTGATCCAGTAGTAGAATTAGAGACGGATAAAGTAAATGTAGAAGTAAATGCAGAATTTTCCGGAGTCATCACTGAAATTATTAGTGAAGAGGGTGATGATGTAACTGTTGGAGATACGATAGCTAAGTTAGATGAAAATGGTGAAGCTGGTTCCAATTCAGATGAATCAGAACCTAAAGAAGAACCTAAACAAGAAGAAAAGCAAGAAGACGATAAGAAGAAAGCGTCTGAAACAGAAACTTCCAAGGGAGCGGAAACCAAGTCTGAAAGTAATGGAGAAGTGATCGCATCTCCTGCAGCTAGAAAACGAGCACGTGAATTAAATATTGATTTAAGCAGTGTTCAATCACGTGACCCATTAGGACGTGTACGCACAGAAGATGTTGAAGCACAAGCACAGGCGAATAAACAACCTGCCGAGAAGAAACAAGAGAAAAAAGATGCTCCAAAATCGGAGAAAACGGAGTTTGACAAACCGGTAGAAAGAGTGAAAATGACTCGTCGCCGTCAAACAATCGCAAAAAATCTTGTAGAAGTACAGCATAATACGGCAATGCTAACTACTTTTAACGAAGTAGATATGACAGCGGTTATGGAATTACGAAAACAACGTAAAGATAAATTCTTAGACAAAAATGGCGTTAAGTTAGGATTCATGTCCTTCTTTACAAAAGCGGTTGTAGGGGCTCTAAAAGAATTCCCATTATTAAATGCTGAAATTCAGGGAAATGAATTAGTCATTAAGAAATTCTATGACATCGGTATTGCTGTCTCCACGGATGATGGACTTGTAGTGCCAGTAGTCAGAGATGCAGACCGTAAAGATTTTGCTGGGATTGAGCAAGATATTAACGATTTAGGCATAAAAGCACGAGATAATAAATTGACGTTAAAAGACTTGCAAGGTGGATCATTTACGATTACAAACGGAGGGACATTTGGTTCCATGATGTCTACACCAATCTTAAATGCACCTCAAGTAGGTATCTTAGGAATGCACAATATAGTAAAACGTGCAATGGTAATGCCAGATGATTCTATTGAAGTTCGTCCTATGATGTACTTGGCTCTATCTTATGACCACCGTATTGTCGACGGTAAGGAAGCTGTACAATTCCTTGTTCGAATTAAGCAAATGTTAGAAGATCCATATGATCTTTTACTTGAAGGTTAA
- a CDS encoding amidase domain-containing protein, with translation MESIKEYWSRMFLDRHSEEIWWQKKLDLLEKRNATIVKITGDGKVTQKLHYDDRSNYEYVMHLQFLIKQNERFMLEEQVLPFSYSIQDQTIINHRKREIAIEKAPEDYSLWNSNNKSQRIEFNRFDYNRLEAVRYAERWWNSYNPAYRTFEVDCTNYISQCLFAGGAPTWGEPVRERGWWYSGNSWSFSWAVAHAMRWYLSGSQKGLKGKEVESPEELLPGDVICYDFEGDNRWNHTTIVVTKDAYGMPLVNAHTDNSRHRYWSYEDSTAYTPEIQYKFFRIGEN, from the coding sequence ATGGAAAGTATAAAAGAATATTGGAGTAGAATGTTCTTAGACAGGCATTCCGAAGAAATTTGGTGGCAAAAGAAACTTGACTTACTTGAAAAAAGAAATGCAACTATTGTAAAAATAACCGGTGATGGAAAGGTGACGCAAAAACTCCATTATGATGATCGGTCAAATTATGAATATGTGATGCACTTACAATTTTTAATAAAACAAAATGAGCGATTTATGTTGGAAGAACAAGTATTACCTTTTTCGTATAGTATTCAGGATCAAACCATTATCAACCATCGTAAACGTGAAATTGCTATTGAAAAAGCTCCAGAAGATTATTCATTATGGAATTCAAATAATAAGTCACAAAGAATTGAATTCAATCGGTTTGATTATAATCGCCTTGAGGCTGTGAGATATGCTGAACGATGGTGGAACAGTTATAATCCTGCTTATAGAACATTTGAAGTAGATTGTACCAACTATATTTCACAATGTTTATTTGCTGGTGGTGCACCAACTTGGGGTGAACCTGTGCGAGAGCGAGGCTGGTGGTACAGCGGAAATTCTTGGAGCTTTAGTTGGGCGGTTGCACATGCAATGCGCTGGTATTTAAGTGGTTCCCAAAAAGGATTAAAAGGGAAAGAAGTCGAGAGTCCAGAAGAACTGTTGCCAGGTGATGTTATTTGTTATGATTTTGAAGGAGATAATCGTTGGAATCATACAACTATTGTTGTAACAAAAGATGCGTATGGTATGCCTTTAGTAAATGCACATACGGATAATAGTCGTCATCGGTATTGGTCGTATGAAGATTCTACGGCATACACACCAGAAATCCAGTACAAATTTTTTCGAATTGGTGAAAATTAG
- a CDS encoding NupC/NupG family nucleoside CNT transporter, whose product MSILLGILAIIITLGLAFLMSNKKKKINLKGIGIMLVLQLLITWFMFSTTIGASIIKGISAVFNKLIEFGTEGVNFVLGGFEVAEGGVFFFNVLLLIIFFATLLSVLTYLKILPAIIKYVGAAISKVTGLPRIESFNGVNSIFFGQSEALIAIRSQFHHLNENRLYIVSASAMGSVSASIVGAYIQILPPEYILVALPLNMFSALMIASIIAPVEVPKEEDKVDISDVSQDKSIFEAMGNGALEGGKIALIVAAMLIAFIASLELVNWIIQFVFSGFSADITLETILGYILAPIGILMGIAPSEVIEAGSIMGTKIVTNEFVAMTQFQPLLDEMSEKTIGIVTVFLTSFANFSSIGIIAGTVKGIDSKKAVSVSQFGMKLLIGSILASILSATIVGLFL is encoded by the coding sequence GTGAGTATACTTCTCGGTATATTAGCAATTATTATTACATTAGGACTTGCCTTCCTCATGTCGAACAAAAAGAAAAAAATAAACCTTAAAGGCATAGGAATAATGTTAGTTCTTCAGTTACTAATTACGTGGTTTATGTTCTCAACCACTATTGGTGCTTCTATAATTAAGGGTATATCAGCTGTGTTTAATAAGCTGATTGAATTTGGTACAGAAGGCGTCAATTTTGTACTTGGAGGATTTGAAGTTGCAGAAGGTGGAGTTTTCTTCTTCAACGTATTATTACTTATTATATTCTTTGCAACATTACTGTCTGTGTTAACGTATTTAAAAATACTACCGGCTATTATTAAGTATGTTGGAGCAGCAATCTCAAAAGTTACTGGATTACCACGAATTGAATCATTTAACGGAGTAAATAGTATATTTTTTGGACAATCGGAAGCACTAATCGCAATTCGGTCTCAATTCCATCATTTAAATGAAAATCGTCTTTATATTGTGAGTGCTTCAGCGATGGGGTCAGTATCTGCTTCCATTGTAGGTGCATATATTCAAATATTACCACCTGAATATATATTAGTCGCATTGCCTTTAAACATGTTTAGTGCGTTAATGATTGCATCAATTATTGCTCCTGTCGAAGTTCCAAAAGAAGAAGACAAAGTTGATATTTCTGATGTTAGTCAAGATAAGAGTATTTTCGAAGCAATGGGAAATGGAGCTTTAGAAGGTGGAAAAATTGCATTAATCGTAGCTGCAATGTTAATTGCATTTATTGCGTCTTTAGAGCTTGTAAACTGGATAATTCAGTTTGTATTTTCTGGCTTCAGTGCAGACATCACTTTAGAAACAATCTTAGGATATATTCTTGCTCCTATTGGAATCTTAATGGGGATTGCACCTAGTGAAGTTATTGAGGCAGGATCTATAATGGGTACAAAGATTGTTACAAATGAATTTGTAGCGATGACGCAATTCCAACCTCTATTAGATGAAATGTCTGAGAAAACAATTGGTATTGTTACTGTATTCCTAACAAGTTTTGCTAACTTCTCTTCCATTGGTATCATTGCTGGTACGGTTAAAGGAATTGATAGCAAGAAAGCTGTGTCAGTATCCCAATTTGGAATGAAGCTTTTAATAGGGTCCATATTAGCTTCCATCTTATCAGCAACAATTGTAGGATTGTTCTTGTAA